The following proteins are co-located in the Phocoena phocoena chromosome 1, mPhoPho1.1, whole genome shotgun sequence genome:
- the GPR37L1 gene encoding G-protein coupled receptor 37-like 1: MRRPWPLAISLAVALAAGPGRVPGGVPLRRGGRGTEEEAKGVQQYVPQEWAEYPRPIRPTGPQPTEPQVAASAHPDRAVVPGGSRQEPRGNATGTPGWRLQIQNPLYPVTESSYGAYTVLLLALVLFAVGIVGNLAVMCIVSHSYYLKSAWNSILASLALWDFLVLFFCLPVIIFHEITKQRLLGDVSCRAVPFVEVSSLGVTTFSLCALGIDRFHVATSTLPEARPIEPCPSILAKLAVIWVGSMTLAAPELLLWQLVQEPGPAAGPVDACIMKPSARLPESLYSLVLTYQNARMWWSFGCYFCLPVLFTVTCQLVTWRVWGPPGRKPECRPGQQERREGQLSGTVVGLTAVYTLCTLPENVCNVVAAYLSATLTRQTLDLLGLVGQFATFLKAAATPVLLLCVCRPLGRAFLDCCCCCCCEGCGGAAATDGPVAKLRTGLATSVYFHKPREAPPLLALGTPC, encoded by the exons ATGCGGCGGCCGTGGCCTCTGGCCATCTCTCTCGCTGTGGCGTTAGCGGCAGGTCCCGGCAGGGTCCCCGGGGGCGTCCCCCTGCGCCGGGGCGGGCGTGGCACGGAGGAGGAGGCCAAGGGGGTGCAGCAGTATGTGCCCCAGGAGTGGGCTGAGTACCCCCGGCCCATCCGCCCCACCGGGCCGCAGCCCACCGAGCCCCAGGTGGCCGCCAGCGCCCACCCGGACCGGGCCGTGGTCCCTGGGGGCAGCAGGCAGGAGCCTCGGGGCAACGCGACGGGGACGCCGGGCTGGCGGCTGCAGATCCAGAACCCCCTGTACCCGGTGACGGAGAGCTCCTACGGGGCCTACACCGTGCTGCTCCTGGCCCTGGTGCTGTTTGCCGTGGGCATCGTGGGCAACCTGGCGGTCATGTGCATCGTGTCGCACAGCTACTACCTGAAGAGCGCCTGGAACTCCATCCTTGCCAGCCTGGCCCTCTGGGACTTTCTGGTCCTCTTCTTCTGCCTCCCTGTCATCATCTTCCACGAGATCACCAAGCAGAGGCTGCTGGGTGACGTGTCTTGCCGGGCTGTGCCCTTCGTGGAG GTCTCCTCTCTCGGCGTCACCACCTTCAGCCTCTGCGCCCTGGGCATTGACCGCTTCCACGTGGCCACCAGCACCCTGCCCGAGGCCAGGCCCATCGAGCCGTGCCCGTCCATCCTGGCCAAGCTGGCGGTCATCTGGGTGGGCTCCATGACGCTGGCTGCGCCCGAGCTCCTGCTCTGGCAGCTGGTACAGGAGCCCGGCCCCGCCGCGGGCCCCGTGGACGCGTGCATCATGAAGCCCTCCGCCCGCCTGCCCGAGTCCCTCTACTCGCTGGTCTTGACCTACCAGAACGCCCGGATGTGGTGGTCCTTCGGCTGCTACTTCTGCCTGCCCGTCCTCTTCACGGTCACCTGCCAGCTGGTGACGTGGCGGGTGTGGGGCCCGCCCGGCAGAAAGCCGGAGTGCCGGCCGGGCCAGCAGGAGCGGCGCGAGGGCCAGCTCAGCGGCACCGTGGTGGGCCTGACCGCCGTCTACACCCTCTGCACCCTCCCCGAGAACGTGTGCAATGTCGTGGCCGCCTACCTCTCGGCCACGCTCACCCGCCAGACCCTGGACCTCCTGGGCCTGGTCGGCCAGTTCGCCACCTTCCTCAAGGCGGCCGCCACGCCCGTGCTCCTCCTGTGTGTGTGCCGGCCACTGGGCCGCGCCTTCCTGgactgctgttgctgctgctgctgcgagGGCTGCGGCGGGGCGGCAGCCACCGACGGCCCAGTTGCCAAGCTCCGGACGGGGCTGGCCACCTCTGTCTACTTCCACAAGCCCCGAGAGGCGCCACCGCTCCTGGCCCTGGGCACGCCCTGCTGA